Proteins from a genomic interval of Poecile atricapillus isolate bPoeAtr1 chromosome 1, bPoeAtr1.hap1, whole genome shotgun sequence:
- the PDCL3 gene encoding phosducin-like protein 3 has product MQDPNKDTEWNDILRKKGILPPKENLEEQERAKEEEQFAILQKSLVKTYEDMTLEELEENEDEFNEEDERAIEMYRQQRLAEMKAAQMKNKFGEVLEISGKDYVQEVTKAGKGIWVILHLYKQGIPLCALINQHLSGLAKKFRDVKFIKAISTTCIPNYPDKNLPTIFVYLEGDIKAQFIGPLVFGGMNLTRDELEWKISESGAIKTDLEENPRKQIQDQLMSSIRSCVPARGESDSEDD; this is encoded by the exons ATGCAG GATCCAAATAAAGACACGGAGTGGAATGACATTCTGCGCAAGAAAGGTATCCTTCCTCCAAAGGAAAATCTGGAGGAGCAGGAACGGGCAAAGGAAGAGGAACAGTTTGCCATCCTTCAGAAATCTCTGG TGAAAACTTATGAGGACATGACTCTGGAAGAGCTCGAAGAGAATGAAGATGAATTTAATGAGGAGGATGAGAGAGCTATTGAAATGTACAG GCAGCAAAGGTTAGCAGAAATGAAGGCAGCTCAAATGAAGAACAAATTCGGAGAAGTTTTGGAGATTTCGGGAAAAGACTATGTTCAAGAGGTTACAAAAGCTGGAAAAGGTATATGGGTAATCTTACACCTCTACAAACAAGg AATTCCTCTCTGTGCCTTAATAAATCAACATCTGAGTGGGCTTGCAAAGAAGTTCAGAGATGTGAAATTCATCAAAGCAATCTCTACCACCTGCATTCCCAATTACCCTGATAAGAACCTGCCCACAATATTTGTGTACCTGGAGGGAGACATCAAAGCTCAGTTTATTGGGCCTTTGGTGTTTGGTGGCATGAACCTGACAAGGGATG AATTGGAGTGGAAGATTTCTGAGTCGGGTGCCATCAAGACAGATCTCGAAGAGAACCCCAGGAAGCAGATCCAGGACCAGCTCATGTCCTCAATCAGATCGTGTGTCCCAGCCAGAGGGGAGAGTGACTCAGAGGATGACTAA
- the LOC131575893 gene encoding histone H2A, sperm-like — protein sequence MVFGRRLTLILAVLWMASQVCTCILSIVLSAAQAPKYFEDLQSSVSSPVRMSGRGKKKVVAGNPRSASKKSKSAKAGLQFPVGRVYRLLRRGKYAHRIGSGAAIYLAAVMEYMAAEVLELAGNAARENKKTRILPRHIQLAVRNDDELNKFFACVTIPQGGVMPNILSQLLPKKTSRNVSSSQEYGGGSQ from the exons ATGGTCTTTGGACgaaggcttacactcatcctcGCTGTCCTCTGGATGGCCTCACAGGTTTGCACGTGCATACTAAGCATTGTGTTAT CTGCAGCCCAAGCACCCAAATACTTTGAAGACCTCCAGTCCTCTGTCTCCTCACCTGTCAGAATGTCTGGAcgtggaaagaaaaaagtagtgGCTGGCAACCCTAGAAGTGCatcaaagaaaagcaaatcagCCAAGGCAGGTCTGCAGTTCCCCGTGGGCCGTGTCTACAGACTGCTCCGAAGAGGGAAGTATGCTCATAGGATTGGTTCTGGTGCTGCCATCTACCTGGCTGCAGTGATGGAGTACATGGCAGCAGAGgtcctggagctggcagggaatGCTGCACGTGAAAACAAGAAGACGAGGATCCTGCCCAGGCACATTCAGCTGGCTGTGAGAAATGATGATGAGCTGAACAAGTTCTTTGCCTGTGTGACCATTCCTCAAGGCGGGGTTATGCCAAATATCCTTTCTCAGCTCCTTCCGAAGAAAACCAGTAGAAATGTTTCTTCTTCTCAAGAATATGGTGGTGGTAGCCAGTGA